The following proteins are co-located in the Aquarana catesbeiana isolate 2022-GZ linkage group LG02, ASM4218655v1, whole genome shotgun sequence genome:
- the LOC141127815 gene encoding T-cell surface antigen CD2-like, with product MRAPFTMRSQTALLLLCVLLQASSGNVSEEEIFTRPGSDLLLPIRRHLTLNHPDTRRCDEIEWIYEDPTSDYYTTIFIHKGCRLRKYEDVLFSNTRLSENGSLIISNVTPENDGIYSVILYNSTGDRIQTDDYTVHVEVPVSVPLLHVSCLWNGSAEISCRVEEGTRPNIRLSVIGRSQERYSTSANHITAIVGSLGPWNITCTVKNGVSRSESRAGVTCPGEETSEVDGEMSVDDNIKGFSSQRPGVDTPPPSKSPLVSASYPPPGTPPF from the exons GAAATGTCTCGGAGGAGGAAATATTCACCCGGCCGGGATCTGACCTTCTCCTCCCCATCAGACGTCATCTCACCCTCAACCATCCAGATACAAGGAGATGTGATGAGATTGAATGGATATATGAAGACCCAACCAGTGATTATTACACCACAATATTTATACACAAGGGATGTAGACTGAGGAAATATGAGGACGTACTCTTCTCCAATACAAGATTATCAGAGAATGGAAGTCTGATCATATCCAATGTGACTCCGGAGAATGACGGGATATACAGTGTGATTTTATACAACTCTACAGGAGACCGTATACAGACAGATGattacaccgtccatgtagaag TTCCAGTATCGGTTCCGCTCCTCCATGTCTCATGTCTCTGGAATGGCAGCGCTGAGATCTCCTGCAGGGTGGAGGAGGGGACTAGGCCGAATATCCGTCTATCTGTGATTGGACGATCCCAGGAGAGATATTCCACATCCGCCAATCACATTACAGCCATTGTGGGGTCACTGGGGCCCTGGAACATCACCTGTACTGTGAAGAATGGGGTCAGCCGGTCGGAGAGCAGAGCCGGGGTCACCTGTCCAGGTGAGGAGACATCAGAAGTGGATGGAGAAATGTCTGTAGATGACAATATAAAGGGATTTTCTTCCCAGAGACCAGGTGTAGATACCCCTCCCCCTTCCAAGTCgccccttgtctccgcctcctacccacctcccGGTACtccccccttttag